The Helianthus annuus cultivar XRQ/B chromosome 16, HanXRQr2.0-SUNRISE, whole genome shotgun sequence genome includes a window with the following:
- the LOC110889829 gene encoding beta-hexosaminidase 2, whose product MNTHYNFHTLFTFLLTIICYTIPLISAVGSPSPINIWPKPRSFTWTIPHAILISPSFTINSPSHRYLTPAVNRYLRQILTTNYTPLIPPPLNLTTPPLQTLTVNVIDLTAPLSHGVNESYTLTIPSNTTTATLVAATPWAAMRGLESFSQLVWASPVRVAAGLVISDWPMFEHRGVMLDTSRNYYPVEDILRLIGAMSANKLNVFHWHITDSQSFPLVLESEPELARKGSYGSGMVYTGGDVERVVEFGLEHGVRIVPEIDMPGHTGSWAEAYPEIVACANMFWWPAGAPWEDRLASEPGTGHLNPLIPKTYDVVKNVVKETTTLFPDTFYHAGADEIVPGCWKADPTIQKHLANNGTLSQVLEIFINNTSPYILSLNRTTVYWEDVILDAGIKVNPSMLPPETTIMQTWNGGPHNTKRLVSAGYRTIVSSSDYYYLDCGHGDFTGNNSAYDQPPGFDQKKGGSWCGPFKTWQLIYNYDITYGLNETEAKLVLGGEVALWSEQADPTVLDSRIWPRASAMAEALWSGNRDETGVKRSAEATDRLSEWIHRMVSRGVKAEPIQPLWCIRNPGMCNTKNPIF is encoded by the exons ATGAACACCCATTATAATTTCCACACTCTTTTCACTTTCCTACTAACAATAATTTGCTACACCATTCCATTAATCTCAGCCGTTGGATCTCCATCTCCCATCAACATATGGCCCAAACCAAGATCCTTCACATGGACCATCCCACATGCAATCCTCATCTCCCCATCTTTCACAATTAACTCCCCCTCACACCGTTACCTAACTCCCGCCGTTAACCGTTACCTCCGTCAAATCCTAACCACCAACTACACCCCATTAATCCCCCCACCACTCAACCTCACCACCCCACCGTTACAAACTTTAACAGTCAACGTCATTGACCTCACCGCACCGTTATCTCACGGTGTCAATGAATCCTACACTCTCACCATCCCATCCAACACAACCACCGCCACTCTCGTGGCGGCCACACCGTGGGCCGCCATGCGAGGGCTCGAGAGTTTCTCCCAGTTAGTCTGGGCCAGCCCGGTCCGAGTGGCGGCTGGGCTAGTGATTTCAGACTGGCCTATGTTTGAACATAGGGGGGTTATGTTGGATACTTCTAGAAATTATTATCCGGTTGAGGATATTTTGAGGTTGATTGGGGCAATGAGTGCGAATAAGTTGAATGTGTTTCATTGGCATATAACGGATTCGCAGTCGTTTCCGTTGGTGTTGGAGTCCGAGCCGGAACTTGCCCGAAAAGGGTCGTATGGGTCGGGTATGGTGTACACAGGTGGTGATGTGGAGCGTGTGGTGGAGTTCGGGTTGGAACACGGGGTGAGGATTGTTCCCGAGATTGATATGCCAG GACACACAGGGTCATGGGCCGAAGCTTACCCGGAGATTGTAGCTTGCGCCAACATGTTTTGGTGGCCGGCTGGTGCGCCATGGGAAGACCGGCTTGCATCCGAGCCCGGAACCGGCCACCTAAACCCATTAATCCCCAAAACCTATGATGTGGTAAAAAATGTAGTCAAAGAAACAACAACTCTATTTCCAGACACATTTTATCACGCTGGAGCCGACGAGATCGTTCCCGGTTGTTGGAAAGCCGACCCGACAATCCAAAAGCATCTCGCGAATAACGGGACCCTCAGTCAAGTCCTCGAGATTTTCATCAACAATACAAGCCCATACATTTTGTCACTTAACCGCACCACAGTGTACTGGGAGGACGTTATTCTTGACGCGGGTATCAAAGTTAACCCGTCGATGCTCCCACCCGAGACCACCATTATGCAAACATGGAATGGTGGCCCGCACAACACGAAGAGGCTGGTGTCAGCCGGTTACCGAACAATCGTGTCATCGTCAGATTACTATTACTTGGATTGCGGGCATGGGGACTTCACTGGGAACAATAGTGCTTATGACCAACCTCCGGGTTTCGATCAGAAAAAGGGCGGGTCGTGGTGCGGCCCGTTTAAGACATGGCAGTTGATATACAATTATGATATAACGTACGGGCTGAATGAGACCGAGGCGAAGTTGGTTTTGGGTGGGGAGGTGGCTTTGTGGTCCGAGCAGGCGGATCCTACGGTTCTTGATTCGCGGATTTGGCCTCGAGCTTCGGCTATGGCCGAGGCGTTGTGGTCTGGGAACCGGGATGAGACGGGCGTGAAGAGGTCTGCAGAGGCTACGGACCGGTTGAGTGAGTGGATACATAGAATGGTTAGCCGCGGGGTGAAAGCTGAACCGATTCAACCGCTTTGGTGCATTAGAAATCCTGGGATGTGTAATACTAAGAACCCTATTTTTTGA